In Luteimonas sp. MC1750, the following proteins share a genomic window:
- a CDS encoding DUF502 domain-containing protein — MELITPPGHDRGGDSGYVGLRRHLQPVLTTWLTGLLSVLPLVLTLVLLGWAVGVVNGVLGPNSLFGRSFTVFGTWFAAHPVVAWLLGTALTIVLVYLLGLLVQSRLKAPFKAMLDNTMRRIPLVGSIYALAERFVSVIGDRQQADIAAMSPVWCFFGGDGVAVLGLLPNPEPIEIDGRMHLTVLVPTAPIPVGGGLLYVPAAWVKPADIGIDTLTSVYLSMGITSPRPGPATSARGKIHVPVGE, encoded by the coding sequence GTGGAACTGATCACCCCGCCCGGCCACGACCGAGGAGGCGACAGCGGGTACGTCGGCCTGCGCCGTCACCTGCAGCCTGTGCTCACCACCTGGCTGACCGGCCTGCTGTCGGTCCTGCCGCTGGTCCTGACCCTGGTCCTGCTGGGCTGGGCGGTGGGCGTGGTCAACGGCGTGCTGGGGCCGAACAGCCTGTTCGGCCGCTCGTTCACCGTCTTCGGCACCTGGTTCGCCGCGCATCCGGTAGTGGCCTGGCTGCTCGGCACGGCGCTGACCATCGTCCTGGTCTACCTGCTGGGCCTGCTGGTGCAGTCGCGGCTGAAGGCGCCGTTCAAGGCAATGCTCGACAACACCATGCGCCGCATTCCGCTGGTGGGCAGCATCTATGCGCTGGCCGAACGCTTCGTGTCGGTCATCGGCGACCGACAGCAGGCCGACATCGCCGCGATGAGCCCGGTCTGGTGCTTCTTCGGCGGCGACGGCGTGGCCGTGCTCGGCCTGCTGCCCAATCCCGAGCCGATCGAGATCGACGGGCGCATGCACCTGACCGTGCTGGTGCCGACCGCGCCGATCCCGGTGGGCGGCGGCCTGCTGTACGTGCCCGCGGCCTGGGTGAAGCCGGCCGATATCGGCATCGACACCCTGACCAGCGTCTACCTGTCGATGGGCATCACCTCGCCGCGTCCGGGTCCCGCGACGTCGGCGCGTGGTAAAATCCACGTCCCCGTCGGGGAGTAG
- a CDS encoding DUF2782 domain-containing protein, with protein MNRFAPALAAALLLGACATSADPLVQAGIPEGAEETVRIEANGDTVTEYRVDGRVRALKVEPSRGPTYYLYDRDGDGIVDSERDGVSPVYFKLFEWN; from the coding sequence ATGAACCGCTTCGCGCCTGCCCTTGCCGCCGCGCTCCTGCTGGGCGCCTGCGCCACGTCCGCCGATCCGCTGGTCCAGGCCGGCATTCCGGAGGGCGCGGAGGAGACGGTCCGCATCGAGGCCAACGGTGACACCGTCACCGAATACCGCGTCGACGGCCGCGTCCGCGCGCTGAAGGTCGAACCCTCGCGCGGCCCGACCTACTACCTCTACGACCGCGACGGCGACGGCATCGTCGACAGCGAGCGCGACGGCGTGTCACCGGTCTACTTCAAGCTGTTCGAGTGGAACTGA
- a CDS encoding manganese efflux pump MntP family protein, producing MHPLSILMLGIAMSTDAFAAAVGKGAAMRRPQLRDALRAGLIFGAIEAVTPVVGWALGTAASAYVTAWDHWIAFTLLTLLGLRMIRAGIRGMAGADDDAADAPVRHGFWALAATGFATSIDAMAVGVGLAFLDVNILAVAATIGLTTLVMVTAGILLGRVLGAMAGRRAEIGGGVLLIAIGAFILFEHLGGMA from the coding sequence ATGCACCCGCTTTCCATCCTCATGCTCGGCATCGCGATGTCGACCGACGCCTTCGCCGCGGCCGTCGGCAAGGGCGCGGCCATGCGACGGCCGCAGCTGCGCGATGCACTGCGCGCCGGCCTGATCTTCGGCGCCATCGAAGCGGTGACGCCGGTGGTCGGCTGGGCGCTGGGCACCGCGGCCTCCGCCTACGTCACCGCCTGGGACCACTGGATCGCGTTCACCCTGCTGACCCTGCTCGGGCTGCGCATGATCCGGGCCGGCATCCGCGGCATGGCCGGCGCAGACGACGATGCCGCGGACGCGCCGGTCCGCCACGGCTTCTGGGCGCTGGCCGCCACCGGTTTCGCCACCAGCATCGACGCCATGGCGGTCGGCGTGGGCCTGGCCTTCCTCGACGTCAATATCCTGGCGGTCGCGGCCACCATCGGCCTGACCACCCTGGTGATGGTGACCGCAGGCATCCTGCTCGGCCGGGTGCTGGGCGCGATGGCGGGCCGGCGCGCGGAAATAGGCGGTGGCGTGCTGCTGATCGCGATCGGCGCCTTCATCCTGTTCGAGCACCTGGGCGGGATGGCGTGA
- the uvrD gene encoding DNA helicase II, which translates to MDVSHLLDGLNDAQREAVSAPPGHYLVLAGAGSGKTRVLTHRIAWLNEVFGVPVHGIFAVTFTNKAAAEMRHRADALLRNGARGLWIGTFHGLAHRLLRLHWQDAKLPEGFQILDSDDQLRLVKRVVQQLELDEARFPPRQIAWWINAQKDEGRRPAHIQDGQDEFGSVMLKAYALYQERCDRAGLVDFAEILLRAHELLRDTPALLAHYRQRFAHLMVDEFQDTNAIQYGFIRLLAGDGGQVFVVGDDDQAIYGWRGAKVENVQRFLQDFPGARTIRLEQNYRSTAAILDAANAVIAHNPGRLGKKLWTDSGAGDPIDLFAAYNEIDEADYIVGRIREWVRDGGSHGDCAVLYRSNAQSRIIEEKLLEAQLPYRVYGGVRFFERAEVKDALAYLRLVANRADDAAFERAVNTPTRGIGGRTLDEVRMRAREDGVSLWEASQRCAQGGGLAGRARNALAAFHALLDAIDGELADLPLKDKIDHVLERSGLREHYARESKGSLDSRVDNLDELVSVASRFVRGDDDEAAALTELVAFLAYAALEAGEGQAQAGEDGVQLMTLHSAKGLEFPLVFLAGLEEGLFPNARSIDESGRLEEERRLAYVGITRARQKLVLSHAETRRLHGQDMYGMPSRFLREIPPALLNEVRPKVQVSRPRYAQAPRRDYGHAVVDETPGIAVGQGVSHARFGTGVVTDIEGAGAHARVQVNFDEAGSKWLVMAYASLQPA; encoded by the coding sequence ATGGATGTTTCCCACCTGCTCGACGGGCTCAACGATGCCCAGCGCGAGGCCGTGTCCGCGCCTCCAGGCCACTACCTCGTGCTTGCCGGCGCCGGCTCCGGCAAGACCCGGGTCCTCACCCACCGCATCGCCTGGCTGAACGAGGTCTTCGGGGTGCCGGTGCACGGCATCTTCGCGGTCACCTTCACCAACAAGGCGGCGGCCGAGATGCGCCACCGCGCCGATGCCCTGCTGCGCAACGGTGCCCGCGGCCTGTGGATCGGCACCTTCCACGGCCTGGCCCACCGCCTGCTGCGCCTGCACTGGCAGGACGCGAAGCTGCCCGAAGGCTTCCAGATCCTCGATTCCGACGACCAGCTGCGCCTGGTCAAGCGCGTGGTGCAGCAGCTGGAACTCGACGAGGCCCGCTTCCCGCCGCGCCAGATCGCCTGGTGGATCAACGCGCAGAAGGACGAGGGCCGCCGGCCCGCCCACATCCAGGACGGCCAGGACGAATTCGGCTCGGTGATGCTGAAGGCCTATGCGCTTTACCAGGAGCGCTGCGACCGCGCCGGCCTGGTCGACTTCGCCGAGATCCTGCTGCGCGCGCACGAACTGCTGCGCGACACGCCGGCGCTGCTGGCGCACTACCGCCAGCGCTTCGCCCACCTGATGGTCGACGAGTTCCAGGACACCAACGCCATCCAGTACGGCTTCATCCGCCTGCTGGCGGGCGACGGGGGCCAGGTCTTCGTGGTCGGCGACGACGACCAGGCGATCTATGGCTGGCGCGGCGCGAAGGTCGAGAACGTGCAGCGCTTCCTGCAGGACTTCCCCGGCGCGCGCACCATCCGCCTGGAGCAGAACTACCGCTCCACCGCCGCGATCCTCGACGCCGCCAACGCGGTGATCGCGCACAACCCGGGGCGCCTGGGCAAGAAGCTGTGGACCGACAGCGGCGCAGGCGATCCGATCGACCTGTTCGCCGCCTACAACGAGATCGACGAGGCCGACTACATCGTCGGCCGCATCCGCGAGTGGGTGCGCGACGGCGGCAGCCACGGCGACTGCGCCGTGCTCTACCGCAGCAACGCCCAGTCGCGGATCATCGAGGAGAAGCTGCTCGAGGCCCAGCTGCCATACCGCGTCTACGGCGGCGTACGCTTCTTCGAACGCGCGGAAGTGAAGGATGCGCTCGCCTACCTGCGGCTGGTCGCCAACCGCGCCGACGATGCCGCCTTCGAGCGCGCGGTCAACACGCCCACGCGTGGCATCGGCGGACGCACCCTCGACGAGGTGCGCATGCGCGCGCGCGAGGATGGCGTGTCGCTGTGGGAGGCCTCGCAGCGCTGCGCGCAGGGCGGCGGGCTGGCCGGGCGCGCGCGCAACGCGCTCGCGGCCTTCCACGCACTCCTCGATGCCATCGACGGCGAACTCGCCGACCTGCCGCTCAAGGACAAGATCGACCACGTGCTCGAGCGCTCGGGCCTGAGGGAGCACTACGCGCGCGAGTCCAAGGGCAGCCTGGATTCCCGCGTCGACAACCTCGACGAGCTGGTGTCGGTGGCCTCGCGCTTCGTCCGTGGCGACGACGACGAGGCGGCGGCGCTGACCGAGCTGGTCGCCTTCCTCGCCTACGCCGCGCTCGAGGCGGGCGAAGGTCAGGCCCAGGCCGGCGAGGACGGGGTGCAGCTGATGACGCTGCACAGCGCCAAGGGCCTCGAGTTCCCGCTGGTGTTCCTGGCCGGCCTGGAGGAAGGCCTGTTCCCCAACGCGCGCTCGATCGACGAGAGCGGGCGCCTGGAGGAGGAGCGGCGCCTGGCCTATGTCGGGATCACCCGCGCGCGGCAGAAGCTGGTGCTGAGCCACGCCGAAACCCGGCGCCTGCACGGCCAGGACATGTACGGCATGCCGTCGCGCTTCCTGCGCGAGATCCCGCCGGCGCTGCTCAACGAGGTGCGCCCCAAGGTCCAGGTGTCGCGGCCGCGTTACGCGCAGGCGCCGCGCCGCGACTACGGCCACGCCGTGGTCGACGAGACGCCGGGGATCGCGGTGGGACAGGGCGTCAGCCACGCCAGGTTCGGCACGGGCGTGGTGACCGACATCGAGGGCGCGGGCGCGCATGCACGCGTGCAGGTGAACTTCGACGAGGCCGGCAGCAAATGGCTGGTGATGGCCTACGCCAGCCTGCAGCCCGCCTGA